One genomic segment of Candidatus Fukatsuia endosymbiont of Tuberolachnus salignus includes these proteins:
- a CDS encoding D-alanine--D-alanine ligase: protein MTEKVAVLLGGISAEREISVLSGKAVLAGLRQGGIDAHAVDSKEVAVTKLKQLGFDKVFIALHGRGGEDGSLQGALEFLQLPYTGSGVLACALAIDKLRSKLIWQALGLPIAPYVSLNRQQFATVLPDNVKQLTEHLGFPLIVKPNREGSSIGMSKVMQHDELLSALKEAFHHDDEVLIEKWLGGSEFTVAILGNEILPSIRIQTPAMFYDYDAKYLSDNTEYFCPSGLDQEKEQQLAQLAKQAYQALGCSGWGRVDVMQDSDGTFCLLEVNTSPGMTDHSLVPMAARQCGLSFSQLVMRILALAD from the coding sequence ATGACTGAAAAAGTCGCGGTATTGCTGGGTGGGATTTCCGCTGAACGTGAAATCTCAGTGTTGTCAGGTAAAGCCGTATTGGCGGGTCTGCGTCAGGGAGGCATTGATGCACATGCAGTAGATAGCAAAGAGGTTGCGGTCACGAAATTAAAACAGCTGGGATTTGACAAGGTTTTTATCGCGCTTCACGGGCGTGGTGGTGAAGATGGTAGCTTACAAGGAGCATTGGAATTTTTACAATTGCCTTATACCGGCAGTGGTGTACTGGCTTGTGCGCTAGCGATAGATAAGTTACGCAGCAAATTAATATGGCAAGCATTAGGTTTGCCGATAGCACCTTATGTCTCGCTGAATCGTCAACAATTTGCAACCGTTTTGCCTGATAATGTAAAACAACTTACTGAGCATCTTGGTTTCCCACTGATTGTTAAGCCAAACCGTGAAGGTTCCAGTATCGGAATGAGCAAAGTGATGCAACACGATGAATTGCTATCCGCACTAAAAGAAGCTTTCCATCATGATGATGAGGTCTTGATTGAGAAATGGCTTGGCGGGTCGGAATTCACCGTTGCAATACTGGGTAACGAAATTTTACCATCAATTCGTATTCAGACACCTGCCATGTTCTATGATTATGACGCTAAGTATCTCTCGGATAATACAGAGTATTTTTGTCCAAGTGGCTTAGACCAGGAAAAAGAGCAGCAGTTAGCACAGTTAGCAAAACAGGCTTATCAGGCGCTAGGTTGTAGTGGTTGGGGTCGGGTTGATGTGATGCAAGACAGTGATGGCACTTTCTGCCTGTTAGAGGTGAATACTTCGCCGGGAATGACCGATCATAGCTTGGTGCCAATGGCGGCGCGTCAGTGTGGGTTGAGCTTCTCTCAGCTGGTGATGCGCATTCTCGCGTTGGCTGATTGA
- the murF gene encoding UDP-N-acetylmuramoyl-tripeptide--D-alanyl-D-alanine ligase: MITLSLRQLAQALNAKLIGTQLTNDKIEITQVVIDSHRVTTGCLFVALKGKRFDGHDFAASAIAAGATALLVSRPLDNNLLPFKIPQLIVADTRIALGQLAAWLRQELPTRVVAITGSSGKTSVKEMVAAILCQCRINAKKGSTVLYTAGNANNDIGVPLTLLRLTPEHDFAVIELGANHLGEIAYTTALSRPESVLVNNLAAAHLEGFGSLSAVAQAKGEIFTELPPKGTAIINADSHDWPRWQRCLLHQQRVWRFALDAKEGVDFFATDIRIQAQVTHFTLHSPQGTTEIALSLPGRHNVANALAAAALAMSVGADLPAVRQGLAQSQAVTGRLFPIPLAVGKLLLDDSYNANVSSMTVAAQVLADMPGYRVMVVGDMGELGEKAADYHRQVGEAIRQVGVDKVLSVGKLSQQLSSASGNGEHFQDQHELTTCLVTLLLEHPMITVLIKGSRSAAMEKIVHTLQEKTLC, translated from the coding sequence ATGATCACACTTTCCTTGCGACAACTAGCACAAGCGCTCAATGCTAAACTTATTGGCACACAACTGACTAACGACAAAATCGAGATCACACAAGTTGTCATTGACAGCCATCGAGTGACGACGGGTTGTCTGTTCGTTGCTTTAAAAGGTAAACGCTTTGATGGGCATGATTTTGCAGCCAGTGCCATTGCTGCGGGTGCCACAGCCTTGTTGGTCAGTAGACCACTAGATAATAACCTTTTGCCATTCAAGATCCCGCAACTGATTGTGGCAGATACCCGTATAGCGCTAGGGCAGCTTGCTGCTTGGCTTCGTCAAGAGTTACCAACCCGAGTTGTGGCTATAACCGGTTCTTCCGGTAAAACATCGGTAAAAGAAATGGTCGCGGCGATTTTGTGTCAGTGCCGAATCAATGCAAAAAAAGGCAGTACTGTGCTGTATACCGCCGGTAACGCAAACAATGATATCGGTGTACCACTGACGTTATTACGTTTAACGCCAGAACATGATTTTGCCGTTATTGAATTGGGTGCCAATCATTTAGGTGAAATTGCCTACACCACCGCTTTAAGCCGCCCTGAAAGTGTATTGGTAAATAACTTAGCCGCTGCTCATCTGGAAGGATTTGGTTCTCTGTCCGCTGTTGCTCAGGCTAAAGGGGAAATTTTCACTGAATTACCACCAAAAGGGACTGCCATTATTAATGCAGACAGTCACGACTGGCCGCGTTGGCAACGGTGTTTATTGCATCAACAGCGTGTTTGGCGTTTTGCACTGGATGCGAAGGAGGGTGTTGATTTTTTTGCCACTGATATCCGTATTCAAGCGCAGGTAACGCATTTTACTCTGCATTCACCGCAGGGCACTACAGAGATTGCATTATCATTGCCTGGCCGACACAACGTTGCTAATGCACTGGCGGCAGCAGCGTTGGCTATGTCAGTGGGAGCTGATTTGCCAGCGGTACGTCAAGGGCTCGCGCAATCCCAAGCAGTGACTGGACGATTATTTCCCATCCCACTGGCAGTGGGGAAATTACTGCTAGATGACAGTTATAATGCCAATGTGAGTTCTATGACCGTCGCAGCACAGGTACTTGCCGATATGCCGGGTTATCGCGTTATGGTGGTCGGTGATATGGGGGAATTGGGAGAAAAAGCAGCAGACTACCACCGCCAGGTTGGTGAAGCGATTCGACAAGTGGGGGTGGATAAGGTGTTGAGTGTCGGGAAACTCAGTCAGCAGCTTAGCAGTGCCAGCGGTAACGGCGAACATTTTCAGGATCAACACGAGTTAACGACGTGTTTAGTCACATTGTTGCTTGAACACCCGATGATCACCGTATTAATTAAAGGTTCACGCAGCGCTGCAATGGAAAAGATTGTGCACACGCTTCAGGAGAAAACATTATGTTAG
- the ftsZ gene encoding cell division protein FtsZ, with product MFEPMELTNDAVIKVIGVGGGGGNAVEHMVRERIEGVEFFAVNTDAQALRKTTVEQTIQIGNTITKGLGAGANPEVGRHSAEEDREALCAALNGADMVFIAAGMGGGTGTGAAPVVAKVAKELGILTVAVVTKPFQFEGKKRMAFAEQGIAELSKHVDSLITIPNDKLLKVLGRGISLLDAFGAANNVLKGAVQGIAELITRPGLMNVDFADVRTVMSEMGYAMMGSGVSRGEDRAEEAAETAISSPLLEDIDLSGARGVLVNITAGFDLRLDEFETVGNTIRAFASDNATVVIGTSLDPEMNDELRVTVVATGIGIDKQKEIKLVANKQAQPLERCYQQPGMSLMPQEAKFNANVVNDQTTDNNKEPDYLDIPAFLRKQAD from the coding sequence ATGTTTGAACCGATGGAATTAACCAATGACGCGGTGATTAAAGTCATCGGCGTTGGCGGCGGTGGTGGTAATGCTGTTGAACACATGGTGCGTGAACGCATCGAAGGTGTTGAATTTTTTGCCGTGAACACCGATGCTCAAGCGTTACGCAAAACAACAGTGGAACAGACGATCCAGATCGGCAACACCATTACTAAAGGTTTGGGTGCCGGTGCTAACCCTGAAGTGGGGCGTCATTCCGCAGAGGAGGATCGTGAAGCACTGTGTGCCGCGCTCAATGGTGCCGATATGGTTTTTATCGCCGCGGGTATGGGCGGGGGAACCGGAACGGGAGCTGCACCCGTCGTCGCTAAGGTGGCAAAAGAATTGGGCATTCTGACCGTTGCCGTGGTAACCAAGCCTTTTCAGTTTGAAGGCAAGAAACGCATGGCATTTGCTGAACAGGGCATCGCCGAGCTATCTAAACATGTCGATTCCTTAATCACCATTCCCAACGATAAATTACTTAAAGTACTGGGTCGAGGTATTTCGTTACTCGATGCGTTCGGTGCGGCTAACAATGTTTTAAAAGGTGCAGTACAGGGGATCGCAGAGTTGATCACCCGCCCTGGCTTGATGAACGTCGATTTTGCAGATGTGCGTACTGTGATGTCCGAAATGGGTTATGCCATGATGGGATCGGGTGTTTCGCGAGGCGAAGATCGCGCAGAAGAAGCAGCAGAAACGGCCATTTCCAGCCCATTATTAGAAGATATCGATCTGTCTGGTGCGCGAGGAGTGTTAGTCAACATTACTGCTGGCTTCGATCTACGTCTGGATGAGTTTGAAACCGTCGGTAATACGATCCGCGCCTTTGCCTCTGATAATGCGACTGTCGTTATCGGCACCTCGCTGGATCCAGAAATGAACGATGAACTGCGGGTCACGGTGGTGGCGACAGGTATTGGCATAGATAAACAAAAAGAAATCAAGCTAGTTGCCAATAAACAAGCTCAGCCACTCGAGCGTTGTTATCAACAACCCGGGATGTCTTTGATGCCACAGGAGGCTAAATTTAACGCGAATGTAGTTAATGATCAGACCACAGATAACAATAAAGAACCCGATTATTTGGATATTCCGGCTTTTTTGCGTAAACAAGCCGACTAA
- the ftsQ gene encoding cell division protein FtsQ has product MSQAARKTQARMVANNIARQSAKRSRNKGQLAGLIFLLMVLATLLWTIWAIVSWMKDERRLPLSKLVVTGERYFTTNDDIRQAVLALGTPGSFMKQDVNIFQQHIERLPWIKQVSVRKQWPDELRIHLVEYVPVARWNDLYLLDSEGKPFSVPLERIGDQKLISLYGSEGSEHDVLSGYKTINEVLAASKFKVKMVTMSARHSWQLTLDNDVRLELGRDDLNGRLQRFIELYRLLEKQPDKQLNYVDLRYDSGAAVGWSPVFQAIN; this is encoded by the coding sequence ATGTCACAGGCTGCCCGAAAAACACAGGCACGAATGGTTGCAAACAATATCGCCAGGCAGAGTGCAAAACGAAGTCGCAACAAAGGCCAATTAGCTGGGCTGATTTTCCTGCTGATGGTTTTAGCGACATTGCTGTGGACGATTTGGGCGATTGTCAGTTGGATGAAGGATGAGCGCCGTTTGCCGTTATCAAAATTAGTGGTGACAGGGGAGCGTTACTTCACCACTAACGATGATATCCGCCAGGCGGTTCTGGCATTGGGAACACCTGGCTCTTTTATGAAGCAGGATGTGAATATTTTTCAACAGCATATTGAACGTTTACCTTGGATCAAGCAAGTTAGTGTGCGTAAGCAATGGCCGGATGAGCTGAGAATCCACCTGGTAGAGTATGTGCCGGTGGCGCGTTGGAACGACTTGTATCTACTCGACAGCGAAGGGAAGCCATTCAGTGTGCCCTTAGAGCGTATTGGTGATCAGAAACTGATATCACTTTACGGCTCTGAAGGCAGTGAGCATGACGTATTGAGCGGTTATAAAACAATCAATGAAGTATTGGCTGCCAGTAAATTTAAAGTAAAAATGGTCACGATGAGCGCGCGTCATTCCTGGCAATTGACCTTGGATAATGATGTTCGACTCGAATTGGGGCGAGATGACCTCAACGGACGCTTACAACGTTTTATTGAGCTGTACCGATTGCTGGAAAAACAGCCTGATAAACAACTCAATTACGTCGATTTACGTTATGACAGCGGGGCTGCGGTGGGTTGGTCGCCTGTTTTTCAAGCGATCAATTGA
- the mraY gene encoding phospho-N-acetylmuramoyl-pentapeptide-transferase — protein MLVWLAEYLVKFYSGFNVFSYLTFRAIVSLLTALCLSLWMGRHLIAWLQKLQIGQVVRSDGPESHFNKRGTPTMGGLMILLSIIISVLMWTYPTNPYVWCVLFILFSYGVIGFIDDYRKVVSKKPNGLIARWKYFWQSVIALIAAFAMYSIGKDTAATQLVVPFFKDVMPQLGLLYILLAYFVIVGTSNAVNLTDGLDGLAIMPTVFVAAGFALVAWATGNVNFAHYLHIPYLRHAGELVIVCTAIVGAGLGFLWFNTYPAQVFMGDVGSLALGGALGTISVLLRQEFLLVIMGGVFVVETLSVILQVGSFKLRGQRIFRMAPIHHHYELKGWPEPRVIVRFWIISLMLVLIGLATLKVR, from the coding sequence ATGTTAGTTTGGCTAGCTGAATATTTAGTGAAATTTTATTCTGGTTTTAATGTCTTTTCCTATTTGACGTTTCGTGCCATCGTCAGTTTACTCACCGCTTTATGTCTCTCTTTATGGATGGGGCGACACCTGATTGCTTGGTTACAGAAACTACAAATTGGTCAGGTCGTTCGCAGCGACGGGCCAGAATCGCATTTTAATAAACGCGGTACTCCCACGATGGGAGGATTGATGATCCTGCTATCGATCATTATTTCGGTGTTGATGTGGACGTATCCTACAAATCCTTATGTCTGGTGTGTGTTGTTTATTTTATTCTCCTACGGTGTTATCGGATTTATTGACGACTACCGTAAAGTAGTAAGTAAAAAACCTAACGGTTTGATTGCCCGCTGGAAGTATTTTTGGCAATCAGTCATTGCGCTAATCGCTGCCTTTGCCATGTATAGTATCGGTAAAGACACAGCGGCGACTCAACTGGTCGTGCCATTCTTTAAGGATGTTATGCCACAGTTGGGCTTGCTGTACATTCTGCTGGCTTATTTTGTTATCGTCGGCACCAGTAACGCAGTTAACCTCACGGATGGGCTTGATGGCCTAGCGATTATGCCAACGGTATTCGTTGCTGCTGGTTTCGCCCTGGTCGCCTGGGCGACAGGTAACGTAAATTTCGCCCATTATTTACACATTCCTTATTTGCGTCATGCCGGCGAACTAGTGATTGTTTGCACCGCCATTGTCGGCGCAGGCTTAGGCTTCCTGTGGTTTAATACTTATCCCGCTCAGGTATTTATGGGCGATGTCGGTTCACTGGCGCTGGGTGGCGCATTGGGCACCATCTCGGTATTGCTACGGCAAGAATTTTTACTGGTCATTATGGGCGGTGTATTCGTGGTTGAGACTTTATCAGTCATTTTGCAGGTTGGGTCTTTTAAATTGCGTGGGCAACGTATTTTCCGCATGGCACCGATCCATCATCATTATGAGCTTAAAGGTTGGCCAGAACCTCGGGTGATCGTGCGTTTCTGGATTATTTCACTGATGCTGGTATTGATCGGGCTGGCAACACTTAAGGTACGGTAG
- the ftsW gene encoding cell division protein FtsW, which translates to MNIYRLPNKLKYWLIRSPKGNANNHDITSPILYDRILVWLSFGLAIIGLVMVTSASMPIGQRLANDPFLFAKRDAFYLTLAFAMSLVTLRIPLLIWQRYSNIILLVTTMLLVMVLFVGSSVNGASRWITMGPLRIQPAELSKLALFCYLSGYLVRKAPEVRRNFWGFCKPMGVMVALAVLLLAQPDLGTVVVLFITTLAMLFLAGAKLWQFLAIIGCGIFAVALLIIAEPYRISRVTSFWDPWSDPFGSGYQLTQSLMAFGRGELWGQGLGNSVQKMAYLPEAHTDFIFSILAEELGYSGVALTLLMVFFVALRAMSIGHRALKADQQFAGFLACSIGIWFSSQTLINVGAAAGILPTKGLTLPLISYGGSSLLIMSTAIVLLLRIDFETRLAKAQAFVRTYSKST; encoded by the coding sequence ATGAATATCTACAGGTTGCCTAACAAACTAAAATATTGGCTAATACGCTCGCCAAAAGGCAATGCTAATAACCATGATATTACTAGCCCTATTCTTTATGACAGAATTCTAGTATGGCTAAGCTTTGGTTTAGCGATTATCGGTTTGGTAATGGTGACCTCGGCTTCAATGCCGATCGGCCAGCGGCTTGCTAATGATCCCTTCCTGTTTGCTAAACGTGATGCGTTTTATCTTACTTTAGCGTTCGCCATGTCGCTCGTCACGTTACGCATTCCGCTGCTAATCTGGCAGCGCTATAGCAATATCATCTTACTGGTTACCACAATGTTGCTGGTCATGGTTTTGTTTGTAGGGAGTTCAGTCAATGGCGCATCACGCTGGATCACTATGGGTCCATTACGCATTCAGCCAGCAGAACTTTCCAAATTGGCACTATTTTGCTATCTCTCCGGTTATCTAGTACGCAAGGCACCGGAAGTGCGCCGTAATTTTTGGGGTTTTTGTAAACCCATGGGCGTAATGGTGGCTCTCGCGGTGTTGCTGCTGGCTCAACCTGATTTAGGCACCGTGGTTGTGCTGTTTATCACTACGCTCGCGATGTTGTTTTTAGCCGGTGCCAAATTGTGGCAATTTTTGGCGATCATCGGTTGTGGCATTTTTGCGGTGGCTTTGCTGATTATTGCAGAACCTTATCGTATAAGCAGAGTCACATCGTTTTGGGATCCCTGGAGTGATCCCTTCGGTAGTGGTTATCAATTAACCCAATCGTTGATGGCATTTGGTCGTGGCGAGTTATGGGGACAAGGACTAGGAAATTCGGTGCAGAAAATGGCATATTTGCCAGAAGCACACACCGATTTTATTTTTTCGATTCTGGCTGAAGAACTTGGCTATTCCGGTGTAGCTCTCACCTTGTTGATGGTATTCTTCGTCGCTTTGCGTGCGATGTCCATTGGACATCGTGCATTGAAGGCTGATCAGCAGTTTGCGGGTTTTTTGGCGTGCTCAATTGGTATTTGGTTCAGTTCGCAAACATTGATTAATGTTGGTGCAGCTGCCGGAATACTGCCGACTAAGGGCCTAACACTACCTTTGATCAGCTACGGTGGTTCGAGTCTGTTGATAATGTCCACTGCAATAGTGTTGTTGCTACGCATTGATTTTGAAACACGTTTAGCAAAAGCCCAAGCCTTTGTCAGAACCTATTCGAAATCGACATGA
- the murG gene encoding undecaprenyldiphospho-muramoylpentapeptide beta-N-acetylglucosaminyltransferase — protein MSVSTRRLMIMAGGTGGHVFPGLAVARYLLAQGWQVRWLGTADRMEADLVPKYGIEIDFIQISGLRGKGLRAQLLAPLHIYRAVRQAKKIIRDYQPDVVLGMGGYVSGPGGLAAWLCAVPLVLHEQNGIAGLTNRIQAKIAKKVLQAFPSAFLHADVVGNPLRSDLLVLPPPTQRLATRAGAIRVLVMGGSQGARILNQVLPGVAAQFGEQITIWHQVGKGALTEVQQAYQQYNQQQHKITEFIDDMAAAYLWADVVVCRSGALTVSEIAAVGLPAIFVPFQHKDRQQYWNALPLEEAGAGTIIEQSQFTVSAVSSLLASWDRATLVAMAEKARAIAIPDATERVAAAVIAAEKRSQK, from the coding sequence ATGAGTGTGAGCACTAGACGTTTAATGATAATGGCAGGGGGTACAGGTGGTCATGTTTTCCCTGGCCTGGCGGTAGCTCGCTATTTGCTAGCGCAGGGCTGGCAGGTGCGTTGGTTAGGTACAGCAGACAGAATGGAAGCCGATTTAGTCCCCAAATATGGCATTGAAATAGACTTTATTCAGATTTCAGGTCTACGAGGTAAAGGGTTACGTGCTCAGCTGCTGGCACCGCTACACATCTATCGGGCAGTACGCCAGGCAAAAAAAATTATCCGTGATTACCAACCGGATGTGGTATTGGGAATGGGAGGTTATGTTTCAGGTCCTGGTGGTCTGGCAGCCTGGCTGTGTGCGGTGCCATTGGTATTGCATGAACAAAACGGTATCGCCGGTTTAACCAATCGCATTCAGGCAAAAATTGCCAAAAAAGTATTGCAAGCCTTCCCAAGCGCATTTTTACATGCCGATGTGGTAGGTAATCCGTTACGAAGCGATCTACTCGTATTACCGCCGCCAACACAACGCCTGGCTACACGTGCAGGGGCAATACGAGTACTGGTGATGGGGGGTAGTCAAGGTGCACGGATATTAAATCAGGTTTTACCGGGTGTCGCCGCTCAATTTGGCGAACAAATAACAATATGGCATCAGGTAGGCAAAGGGGCGTTGACAGAGGTACAGCAAGCTTATCAGCAATACAATCAGCAGCAGCATAAGATCACCGAGTTTATTGACGATATGGCTGCGGCTTACCTCTGGGCTGATGTGGTGGTGTGTCGTAGCGGGGCCTTGACAGTCAGTGAAATAGCTGCGGTTGGATTACCAGCAATATTCGTGCCATTTCAGCATAAAGATCGCCAGCAATATTGGAATGCACTGCCGCTGGAAGAGGCAGGTGCTGGCACAATTATCGAGCAATCACAGTTTACCGTATCAGCAGTGAGCAGTTTGCTGGCAAGTTGGGATCGTGCAACATTGGTAGCGATGGCAGAGAAAGCCAGAGCAATCGCTATCCCTGATGCAACTGAACGCGTCGCTGCCGCGGTAATAGCGGCCGAAAAGAGGTCACAGAAATAG
- the ftsA gene encoding cell division protein FtsA translates to MIKSTDRKLVVGLEIGTAKVSALVGEILPDGMVNIIGVGSCPSRGMDKGGVNDLESVVKCVQRAIDQAELMADCQISSVYLALSGKHISCQNEIGMVPISEEEVIQEDVENVVHTAKSVRVRDEHRILHVIPQEYAIDYQEGIKNPVGLCGVRMHAKVHLITCHNDMAKNIVKAVERCGLKVDQLIFSGLAASYAVLTEDERELGVCVVDIGGGTMDIAVYTGGALRHSKVIPYAGNVVTSDIAYAFGTPPGDAETIKVRHGCALGSIVSKDESVEVPSVGGRPPRSLQRQTLAEVVEPRYTELLNLVNEEILQLQERLRQQGVKHHLAAGIVLTGGAAQIEGLAACAQRVFHAQVRIGQPLNITGLTDYAQKPYYSTAVGLLHYGKESHLNNESDTEKRASVCGWFKRINSWLRKEF, encoded by the coding sequence ATGATCAAGTCAACGGACAGAAAGTTGGTAGTAGGTCTTGAGATCGGCACGGCAAAGGTCTCGGCATTAGTTGGCGAAATTCTGCCCGATGGCATGGTTAACATTATTGGTGTGGGTAGCTGTCCTTCTCGTGGCATGGATAAAGGCGGGGTTAACGATCTTGAATCGGTAGTAAAATGCGTACAACGTGCTATTGATCAAGCTGAATTAATGGCAGATTGCCAAATCTCTTCCGTTTATTTGGCGCTATCGGGTAAACATATCAGTTGTCAAAATGAAATAGGGATGGTGCCTATCTCTGAAGAGGAAGTCATTCAGGAAGATGTTGAAAACGTGGTTCATACTGCGAAGTCGGTACGTGTACGTGATGAACATCGCATCTTGCATGTTATTCCTCAAGAATATGCCATCGATTACCAGGAAGGGATCAAAAATCCGGTTGGGCTTTGTGGTGTGCGGATGCACGCCAAAGTGCATTTGATCACCTGCCATAATGATATGGCAAAAAATATTGTTAAAGCGGTTGAACGCTGTGGTTTAAAAGTTGATCAACTTATTTTTTCCGGGTTGGCCGCCAGTTATGCAGTATTGACCGAAGATGAGCGTGAGCTAGGCGTTTGTGTGGTGGATATTGGTGGTGGCACTATGGATATCGCCGTTTATACCGGTGGAGCTTTACGCCACAGTAAAGTTATCCCTTATGCCGGCAATGTAGTCACCAGCGATATTGCTTATGCTTTTGGTACACCACCAGGTGATGCGGAAACGATTAAAGTTCGGCACGGGTGTGCGCTCGGGTCGATTGTCAGTAAGGATGAAAGTGTAGAAGTACCTAGTGTGGGTGGACGTCCTCCTCGTAGTCTGCAAAGACAGACGCTCGCCGAGGTGGTTGAACCACGTTACACCGAGTTACTGAACTTAGTTAATGAGGAGATATTACAGTTGCAGGAGCGATTACGTCAGCAAGGGGTAAAACATCACCTGGCAGCGGGAATTGTACTGACAGGAGGGGCGGCTCAGATTGAGGGTCTGGCGGCTTGCGCGCAGCGGGTATTTCATGCTCAGGTTCGCATTGGTCAACCTCTCAATATTACTGGACTAACGGACTATGCTCAGAAACCTTATTATTCTACTGCTGTTGGATTATTGCACTATGGTAAAGAGAGCCATCTTAATAATGAGTCAGATACAGAAAAACGTGCCTCAGTGTGCGGTTGGTTTAAACGTATCAATAGCTGGCTGAGAAAAGAGTTTTAA
- the murD gene encoding UDP-N-acetylmuramoyl-L-alanine--D-glutamate ligase: MVDYRGKKVVIIGLGLTGISCVDFFMARGITPWVMDTRVNPPQLDHQLMADVECHCGSLNREGLLEADLIVASPGIALSDPVLNEAIVAGVEVIGDIELFCRENQVPIVAITGSNGKSTVTMLLGEMAQAAGWQVGVGGNIGTPALTLLKQEYQLIVLELSSFQLETTYSLRACAATVLNVTEDHNDRYPLGMQQYQRAKLRIYENAQTCVVNADDTGTMPNFAMPQCAVSLQAMPRRAMSQQEKDEQKKNNCWVSFGIDVGDYHLSKQQGTIWLQVGRKKVLDTKEIKLNGRHNYTNALAALALADAAGIPRSSSLKALTTYQGLPHRFQLVFENRGIRWINDSKATNVGSTEAALDGLQLVGTLHLLLGGDGKSADFSGLTRFLQGDHIRIYCFGRDAQQLAQLRPEVSQRTDNLRQAMQLLAGQIVSGDTVLLSPACASLDQFRNFEQRGDEFSRLAKELG; encoded by the coding sequence ATGGTAGATTATCGGGGTAAGAAAGTGGTTATTATCGGGTTAGGATTGACCGGTATTTCCTGTGTTGATTTCTTTATGGCTCGTGGCATAACACCATGGGTTATGGACACCCGTGTTAATCCACCCCAGTTGGATCATCAATTAATGGCCGATGTGGAATGTCATTGTGGCTCGCTCAATCGGGAAGGGTTGTTAGAGGCCGACCTAATTGTTGCCAGCCCTGGCATTGCATTGTCTGATCCAGTACTCAACGAGGCGATAGTCGCCGGAGTAGAAGTTATCGGCGATATCGAATTATTCTGCCGAGAAAATCAAGTACCTATTGTTGCTATCACCGGTTCTAACGGCAAGAGTACCGTTACTATGTTATTGGGTGAGATGGCACAAGCAGCTGGCTGGCAAGTCGGTGTTGGCGGCAACATAGGAACCCCCGCGTTAACACTGCTAAAACAGGAATATCAGTTAATAGTACTGGAATTATCCAGTTTCCAGTTAGAAACCACATACAGCTTGCGCGCGTGCGCGGCTACCGTACTTAACGTTACAGAAGATCATAACGATCGTTATCCTTTAGGGATGCAACAGTACCAGAGAGCCAAATTACGTATTTATGAAAATGCGCAAACTTGCGTGGTGAATGCGGATGACACCGGTACCATGCCGAATTTCGCTATGCCACAATGCGCTGTTTCACTGCAAGCTATGCCACGACGAGCTATGTCACAACAAGAAAAGGATGAACAGAAAAAAAATAACTGTTGGGTCAGCTTCGGTATCGATGTCGGCGATTACCATTTGAGTAAACAACAAGGCACGATCTGGCTACAGGTAGGGAGGAAAAAAGTATTAGATACCAAAGAAATAAAACTCAACGGGCGTCATAATTACACTAATGCATTAGCAGCATTGGCGTTAGCTGATGCCGCCGGTATTCCGCGTTCATCCAGTCTAAAAGCGTTAACCACTTATCAGGGGCTGCCTCACCGTTTTCAGTTGGTGTTTGAAAATAGAGGAATACGTTGGATTAACGATTCCAAAGCCACAAATGTGGGAAGTACTGAAGCTGCCCTTGATGGTTTACAGCTAGTGGGTACTCTACATCTGTTATTAGGAGGAGATGGTAAATCTGCCGATTTTTCTGGTTTAACTCGATTTTTACAAGGCGACCACATCCGTATCTACTGTTTTGGTCGCGATGCACAACAATTGGCCCAGTTACGACCAGAAGTGTCACAACGTACTGATAACCTGCGGCAAGCTATGCAGCTACTCGCTGGGCAGATCGTGAGCGGCGATACAGTGCTACTCTCACCGGCCTGCGCTAGCCTGGATCAATTCCGTAATTTTGAACAACGTGGTGATGAGTTTTCTCGTCTCGCGAAGGAATTAGGCTGA